In the Thermoplasmata archaeon genome, AAATCAATATGAGTTTGGAGATCGCCTTCTCGAATTTCAGAGCATCATCCGTGGTTGTATGCTTGTCGAGGGCTCTTGCCAGTCTCGGTGCAATTAGCCTGGTGGCAAGGGCCGCAACTACCATCCAGAAGACGATGGTCACTAGGAAAGGGACGATAGGCGAATTGAATGGCGCCGGAAGTCTGTTCTCGAAGATTTCGAGGAACTTGTTGTAAGAACCCGATGTATCGAAGATAGTTTTGATTTCAATATCGAAATCCACTGTAACGCTTACGGGGTTGAGCTTCTCATCAACATCGTTAACATCGACGATCAGTTTCAAGTGAGCATTTTCATTCGAATCTACATAATCGTTGACGGTAATTTTTAGCGTTCCAGAGAGGACATTGGCATGATCCACTCCGTTCATCGGTACGATGAGACCATTGGATGGTTTTTCTGTTACTTTGACATCCTCGCATTCACTTACCACAGTGAACTTGGCTTCCAGATATTTCTCAGTGGTCCTGTTGACAACATTGATGTTCCATGAAGTACTTTCACCGTTTCCCAGAACCAAGCTTATTGGCTTTTCAGGTGCTTCTGTTCCAGGTATGGAGATGCTGAACTCGTTGGGAGAAAGACCATCGGATTCTTCCATAGGCAGAATGGGTGCGATGATTCCAGCAACGAGCAGGGACAGCACAACGGCCGCCATCATCTTACTTTTCATAGAGGGTAAATGTGCATGATAAATAAAGAAAGAGTGCGAGGGATGGGATTCGAACCCATGAACCACTAAGGACAGGATCCTAAGTCCTGCGTCTTTGACCTAGCTCGGCAACCCTCGCCTACTCGGCCCTATCTGTTAACTGATTATTAGAGTTTCGGGAATTGTATTTGATTAAATTCAATCTGGGAGCAATATTATCCGAGTTTATTCATATATAAAGTTGATTTGTTCAGCAAATTATTTTTTATTCAATTAGTAACACTTATTTCTAAATAGTAACACCAATATGACGGTGACAATGAGTGAAATCGATACAACAGCAAAATCCGATTTCAAAACTGAATATCGCAAGATGACAACAAAGAGGGTCGGGTTCATTGTTCTATGTGCTCTGGCTTGTCTCTTATTGTCTCTTTTTGCTGCCACCGTCGGTTCTTACGACATCTCCCCGGCAGATGTTTTCAACAGCATTATTGATGCAATTCTGGGGAGGGAACCGAGTGATATCACAATTTATCACATAGTGATCAATCTCAGGATGCCCGCTATTGTTACCGCTATAGTGTGCGGTTTTGGTCTTGCAATAAGCGGAGTATGTATGCAGAGTATGCTGAAGAATCCTCTTGCAGACCCTTACACGATGGGAATATCTTCTGGTGCCGGATTCGGAGCAGCCCTTGCTATGATTATAGGTTTCGAACTTGTGGCAGGGGCGGGCCTTGTTGTTAACGCATTCATATTCTCGTTGCTTCCAGCTCTGGTAATCCTATTTTTGAGTAAATTCCGTAATGCAACCCCTACAATGATGATACTTTGTGGTATCGCACTGATGTACCTTTTCAATGCAGCCACTCAATTGTTCATGCTCATTGCCGATCCTGAGGATCTTTCAGCAGTGTACAAATGGATGATCGGGTCTGTTGACGGTACTAGTATGGGTGAAGCTGGAATCGTTCTGATTGTGACAATTCTTGGAACGATCTATGTTCAATATATGTCCAACCAGTTGAATCTGATGGGTTTAGGCGATGAAAGCGCAAAGACTCTCGGTGTAGATGTCGAAAGAAAGAGATTGATTCTTCTTCTCGTCGTTACTCTAGTGGCGGCTACTGTCGTCAGTTTCACTGGTATCATTGGATTCATCGGATTAGTGGCACCACATATGGTAAGGGCCATCATAGGAACTGATAACAGGTATCTGATTCCTGCTTCGGGATTCTTTGGTGCGGTACTGCTTTTAGCATCTCATCTGGTGGCGATGACAATTGCTCAGCCTACGATATTGCCTGTTGGAGTGATAACTGCTTGTATCGGAGGTCCATTGTTCCTGTTCCTGATCCTTCGCAATTCCAAGGAGGTGTGGTCTTGACGGATGAAACAGCCGATTGCAAATCCATCCTCTTGGAGCCCCGCCAGTGTGACGACAATACGCCATTAAGCATCAAGATTGAGGACATGACGTTCGGTTATGATGAGACTAATATCCTTGAGAATGTAAATCTGGAGATAACTGAACCAGGATTGGTTTGTATCTTAGGGCCTAACGGTGTAGGCAAGACCACCATTGTGAAATGTATCAATAAGCTCCTCAAACCGAAGAGTGGTCACGTTTATGTGAATGGGGTCGACGTACATACTATGGGGCTTCTGGATATCGCTAAGATATTGGCCTTCGTTCCGAATTCACAATCCAACGTATTCTCGATGACTGTTCCCGAGGCCATCCTTATGGGTAGGCATCCGCGTGCTGGCTGGACTACATCCGAACGTGATATCAAGGTGGTGGATGCAGCCATAGATCTTCTTGGACTCCAGGAATTCTCTACCAGAGATATAAGACAGCTGAGTGCAGGACAGACGCAAAGGGTACTGATAGCCCGCGGATTAGTCCAGGAGCCTGACATTTTGATTCTGGATGAACCTACATCGAATCTTGATGTGAAATATCAGATGGACGTGATGAGGTTCTTGAAATCGTATGCCCGTGATAGAGGGATAATCGTTCTGATGGTCTGTCATGACCTGAATATCACAGCAGCATACGCAGACCGTGTAGTTCTCATGTATGGGAAAGGGGTGTTCGCAGACGGAAAGCCTGCAGAGGTACTGACGACTGAGAACATCAAAACTGTTTACAATGTAAACGCTGAAGTAAGTGATTTTAACGGGGTCCCTCAGGTGCGCCTGATCCCCGAATATGATTGAGTGATATCATGGCAATAAGCAAGAATGTGATGATAGCTATCATAGCGGTAGTCATCGTCGCTGTGGCCGCCGTTGCATTCATCGCGTTCTCCAACGGAGGAGGAAGCGACGATAATAATAACGGTGCTAGAGTAGGTGAAGAGATCAAAGAGAAGGATTTCCCGGACGCAGACTCCAGACTTTGGGTGTATGGAAACGCCAATGAGGATGATGTCTTGGATGAAGCCGATGTCACTGCATTGGAGGCAATGGTAAAGGGTTCTGTGAAATGGACTCAGTTGGCCGACGCAAATGCTGACGGAAAGATCAACGGTGATGATGT is a window encoding:
- a CDS encoding iron ABC transporter permease, whose amino-acid sequence is MTVTMSEIDTTAKSDFKTEYRKMTTKRVGFIVLCALACLLLSLFAATVGSYDISPADVFNSIIDAILGREPSDITIYHIVINLRMPAIVTAIVCGFGLAISGVCMQSMLKNPLADPYTMGISSGAGFGAALAMIIGFELVAGAGLVVNAFIFSLLPALVILFLSKFRNATPTMMILCGIALMYLFNAATQLFMLIADPEDLSAVYKWMIGSVDGTSMGEAGIVLIVTILGTIYVQYMSNQLNLMGLGDESAKTLGVDVERKRLILLLVVTLVAATVVSFTGIIGFIGLVAPHMVRAIIGTDNRYLIPASGFFGAVLLLASHLVAMTIAQPTILPVGVITACIGGPLFLFLILRNSKEVWS
- a CDS encoding ABC transporter ATP-binding protein gives rise to the protein MTFGYDETNILENVNLEITEPGLVCILGPNGVGKTTIVKCINKLLKPKSGHVYVNGVDVHTMGLLDIAKILAFVPNSQSNVFSMTVPEAILMGRHPRAGWTTSERDIKVVDAAIDLLGLQEFSTRDIRQLSAGQTQRVLIARGLVQEPDILILDEPTSNLDVKYQMDVMRFLKSYARDRGIIVLMVCHDLNITAAYADRVVLMYGKGVFADGKPAEVLTTENIKTVYNVNAEVSDFNGVPQVRLIPEYD